Genomic segment of Corticium candelabrum chromosome 16, ooCorCand1.1, whole genome shotgun sequence:
AACCAGTGCTTGTGAAGAATTGTCAATTCAAGCAAAGACAACCGCAGAAAGGAAGATGTTACTTGCAAATGTATTTGTACTAAATTAGCAACTGGTTTGtgtataataaaaattatggTTATGTTACTAGAATCTTCAACGAGCAACAAATAAGCAAAGCAATTTATCGCGCCAGCTTGCCAAAGAAGCAGTAAACCAGGTTTGTGATTGGTTGGAACTGTTCTTTAAGTGAGTACTATTATTTGCTATGTTACACTCGACAATAATCAGCCTTGTATTTTTGAACGTAGGTCTTGTCTTAGACATTCTAAGTCTGTGCCACTAAATGAAATATTTTACTTCGACTCAAATTCAGTAGGCTCAGTAAGGACGTTTACTATATATGTGAGGTGTTTGTTATTGGTGTGTATCACAGATGTTGAGTCTGAGTCACAGAGCTGCATTACAGAGAGCTCTGACTGACCCATATAGTTACCTAAAGACAACTAGACATAAAAAATCACACAGCCCTTCAGGCATTGATCCACACTGGCCGGATACTTGTATTGTGTACAAGTTGTATGAAGAGTGTAGTAGACTCATCAACCTGTATGACTGGATGCAGGTGATCAGTCTGTAGGTACTTAGAATTGACTTATTTGTGACATATGATACATGAATAGGCTTTTATCTCTGTTGTCAGTCAACTGGAAGAGACTGTGGATAGATCAAAACGTAAACAAGCAAAACTGAGGAAAAAGGCGgagataaacacaaacttacaGTATTTGAttggagtgttggtgttggCGTTAGGTCTGATCAGATTTTTATTTTGCAGTGCCAGGTTTATTCGTGCTGTGTCTGAGTTGCAGTTTCTCGGCTTTGTGAAAGCAACGAAGCGTAAGACTGATCATGTAGAGAGATTGACGTGGGGTTTGTTCTAGCATCATTAGTATGTACTAGAAAGGAATGTGAGTGAAACTCTCATTATTTTATTTCACGACTTTTTAATAATTCATTTGACATTactgtttcaatttttaactTAGTTTTGAAATCTTATGAGGCTAAATTAATGTAAGAATGGTTAGTCCCATTTTAAGACAAAGTAGTGATATCAGTGGTTGGTCATGCATGGCTCATGTGACTAAGATGACAGACATCTGGTTATTTTGCTGAAGACTGGACATGGCATTTCATGTGTAACTGTTAGCATTAAGGAAGAACAACATTCTTTACTATCGCAACTACACTGAACACTACAAATGAGCAGCATTTTGGACAACCAAAATGGTAGGATATGTATCCAATTCAAAGTGATACTATTTGTGACTCCAAATTTACATAGTATCACACTTGTTTACCTTCTGaccatcacgtgactattGAAAGCATGGCAGGTGTTATTGTGGTTCTGCTAACAGTGTCTATATCTCTTGCCTATGCTGCTTTACCACCTTTTCCACCACAAGGGGCTCATTCATTTGGCATCAACATACATTACCGAGGTCATCCACCCGCAGGAGCATTGCAGATGCTGAGAGAAACTGGTGTTCATTGGATTAGAATGGACTTTGCATGGGATGTTATAGAGACCACAAAAGGACAATTTAATTTTTCTCTATATGATGAGCTGTCTGCTGATCTTGCAGAATACAACTTGTCAGCAATTTACATTCTTGATTACGGCAATCCACTGTATGATGGTGGGTTACCTCCACACAGTGACAAAGGAAGAATTGCATTTTCTAactttgctgcagctgctgtgAAGCACTTTTCTCGTGGCCCCATCAATATTTTGTGGGAGATGTGGAACGAGCCAAATGGAGGATTCTGGAAACCAACTGCTAATGTGACTCAGTACATTCAGCTTGCAGTTGATGTGGGAAAGGCAGTCAAGAATGCTGATCGTAGTGCATCATATGTGGGTCCAGCAACTGCAGGAATGGACTGGATTTTTTTAAAGGCATGTTTTGAAGCTGGTCTGCTTGACTATTGGGATGCAGTCACAGTTCATCCTTATAGAAATAATCCACCTGAAGATGCTACCGCAGACTTACAGATGCTTCATGAAATGATTCACAACTACACTAATAGATCAGTTTTAGCTATCTCTAGTGAGTGGGGTTACTCAGCACGATATCCTCATTATGATGTCACTCGTCAGTCGAAAGTCTTGCCTCGCATGTGGCTCAACAACATGCTCAATAACATGTCATTGTCTATTTGGTATGATTGGGTCAATGATGGCACTAACCAGACATACACAGAACATCATTTTGGAACAGTATATAACACCTACTATGCTGGAAGGAACCCGGTGTTTGAACCCAAGCCAACCTACCTTGCAGCTCAGACGTTTAACAAGATTCTTGACGGTTGTACAGTGAAGCATGTGTTTAACACAGCACGTGACTACTTACACGTCGTCCAATTTTATTGTTCATCTGCGTCAGAAGGACCTGTTGTTGTGTGGTGTAGTGATGATTCTCAGATTCCTTGTCTCATTCATGTACAACTGGCTACATCAGTGATCTGCTACAGTCAGGTTAATTACGTTGGCCAAAATCTTCCTCAGCtttgtacagacaaacaaggtCTTCTCATTGTTGCCACAGACAATGCACCACTCTATCTTGTGCCTAGCCACTGAGTGATTAATTTTTGAACTGATCGGGTTAATTGTTGGGTTTTTTCGGTGATTTGCATCTTATGCAGTTTACTTGCTGGACATAGCTAATTGATCCTAGCTGAGGTATTGCATTGGTTGCACTGGATTTTGAAATTACAGGGTGCTAAATCTTTTGTGTGGTAAGTATTATTGGTCTGAGCACTTTGCACACTGCATGTGTGCCGATTTTATGTGGTCACTTATTTAGCAATACCGTTTTTAGGATTGCAGGATTGGAAGAATTGTAACAAATTAGTTTTGAACAGAATtgataatttatttattagcaagttgctttaattaattgtcagtGGCTATACAGTACTACAGAGGTCCTTAGACAAGCAGTTGACCATGACGGTAGTGTACACTAAAGGTTGGGATAGGTTTTTTCCTACCAGCGGTATCTGCTATCTTTAATGCTTCATCACAGTGATTGATTAAACTCATTAGTATTAGTTATTATTGCTATTTTCAACAGCATTGTGGCTAGTACTGGGTAAGACTGTTCCTCTCTGCACTACGtagcatgcacactcacaaacCAGTACACACCAAATATCAAATTCTTACAAGGACGAAAAATTAATAAAAGGGCCCTTTTGTTATGATTTTATATTTCCACAATCCATACTAAAGACTTCATAAACCAATGGTGTCTTCACAGAAAAGTTGCCAGCTACAAGTTCCACTAGATCAAGTTCATGTATACGTAATTCTCCAATGGTGACATGACATTGCGTAGTCTAGTCAGCAAATGATAACGATAATGTGCTGGACTTGCATAACTATGTATTCTCAGCTATTAGGCTATGACCAGACTGATGTATCAGCCTTTTCTACATGGGTCGTGTCTGTCCTTGCAGCTTGGCTGCTGTTTTGTTTTCCTTCCGAATCTGGGGTTGATCCTCTGCTCTTGTTGTTGTCAGGAACAGATGTTGGCAACTGCTCTTCAAGTCCTTCGTTGATTTGTGCAGCTGTGTCAATTGGGTAGTCTGTTTCATTACTACTAGTAGCACTACTAGCAGAGAGAAGTCGACGATGGTCTTCCTTATTGGTTGAACCACTTGTGGTTGCACCAAGAATTGGCTCTTGTTTTGCCTCTTGATTTAGTTTGTCAAGGCTTTCCAGGTAAGTTGCATATGCATAAAGTACCTGAAACAGTGTGGTTATAGCTCATGAAAGATGGCGGCCAAAGTGATCTTACCATGTAGATGAAAATGTACTGATCTTTGGTTTGCACTGACCCACCACGGTCTTGTCTCATCAACCACACTGTCTGCAGGACATCACAATGCTTTGAAGCCTCTAGGTCTTGCATTCCAATATGAGCAGCAATGAGTACTCCAGTTCGTCCAATGCCAGCACTGCATGTTGATAACACAtgataaaatttaaataaattggTTTTACAATATTTACCTGCAGTGAACAATAACAGGTCCTACGCTTGATGTTATACTCTCATTGGCAGTCTCAATGTAGCTTGTCAGATCTGATGGGTCTTCTGGCACCCCAAAGTCTGGCCATGACGTGAACCAGTAGTGACTCACTTGGTGATCTTCCTCTTTCTGATAGaaaaaaaattgaatattTGTTTTACCTCTAATATTTGACAATTATAGCACCTCCATATGTGACAGAGAAAATATTGTTTTAGTGAAGTTGCCTTTGACTTCAGAACTGACAAATGTGACCTCAAGTTCACCATAGAAAAGggttttctgtttgtcgtcAGGCCAATATTTAGCACATTTTGGCTGAATTAGTAAACATGGCAATTACACGATGGGTGTACCAACACAGCGGCGTGCAAATTGTTATTACCACATCTCGTTCTTGTAAACCAGTCACCATTAGAATGACCCTGGAATTCTGTTCCCAAATCATGCGCCAGAAATCGTCAATGGTTGATTCTATTGGCCCTTGTGTTGCTATGTATGTCTTTTGTGAATTATCAAACCCCTGAATCAGAAATAGTAATAAGATTACAACAATAGTTAGAACTGTGACTAAATGTGGCAAGCAGTCCGCATGTAAAGTACCCTGACATAATTTGCATTGATATAGTCTGAATTTGGTTGCCCAAAACGTAGGAACAGCGGCACTCGAGTGTGTGGAGCTACAGATAAGAATCAATTTGATTGAAGTGAGCAAACTGTTGTTTTAACATTTTACATGGTAACACATTGTTGTATCTGTTCTTGTTCTGGCAGTCACGTGGAATGTCCTCCTCTGACGCCATCATCGGTGGAATACTCTGAAAGATGACATTACAGTTTGTTTGACAACATGAAGTGATGTTAATACCTGATACTCCGATATCAGCTGGTCTTCTGTTTCCAAAGCTTTACCGAGTCCTACAACATCCAGACGTCTTGTCCGGACTGTTAGATGAGAATCACTGTCCAGCCTAGATGTGAATCGTCTAATATTCTGTGTATCGGTGCTCTCTTTTCGTGGTACACGATGCATATGAAAACTATCAGATGGAGCAACACCACCTCGTTTGCTCTGCCTAcgtcttgttttcttgtttgacCGCTACAATGATATGACTATGGACAACTTTTCAAACAAAAAGATATTTCATCAAATTACTTAACTTACAGTGAACACAAATATGAAAAAGAATGCAGCAGCAAATGCAACTAGGAGAAATACGACAATCAAAGCAATACCCCAATCAGGTAGACCAACCGAACTCTCATCAGTCACAACTTCATACCCAATAATCTGTAAGTGACACCCACGGTTAATGGTTACATGACAGATTTGTCtagtttctgtctgtttcgtACCTGAGCAGTGACAGCAGGACCAAGtattgttgttcttgttgcaGCGTTATCCCACACTTGTTGAAAATTGTCAATAAATTCACTGTTCTTAGCTGCGTCATCAGGTATGAAGATTCTAATCTCGTTGTCAGAGTCAGGAACTGGCTCTATAACTACATCATCAGGTTGAAACGTTATATACTTTCGAAACTGCTCCAGGAAAAGCTCTCCCTTAAATTGATTTGACAGCACTCTCAGCTCCAGTTTTAGATACTTAGATGGACGAGCTTTGGGTATAGTTGGTGTTGACGGCATAAACATGGAAGAGGTTTCTGATGGAGTAGGTATTGGTGGAGTGGGTACTGACACAGTCAAGATTGACATAGTGGATGTTGGTGTTCTGAAATATGATACAGTGGGTATGGCTAGAGCAGGTAGTGATGCAGTGACTATTGATGCAGTGGCAACAGCTGTATATAACTGAGTGCCTGTCAGTTGTCTTGCTGATGATGAAAGTTCATCTTGTAATTGATATCCATTTATCTGAATCAAACCGAAACTATAAAGCACTAACCCAGGTATAGATCAATGAGACAGACCTGATTTCGAATGAAACAACTAAAGACTTCTCGTCTTCTGGTTTCATTATTCCAAACCATGAGAAAGTTTGCAATGAACTGATCATTTGTGGCAACATTCTGCAAATAGATCCTCACATTCATAGTTTGTGGTATGTTCCTAACTAACACATCTTCAGGGTCAAATAGATTGTACACACAGTTGAACTCAGAGAGAAATTGACAATAAAGAAATTGGTCGAATGACACCCTCAACTCCAATGTGAGATATCTGGGGGGCAGGAGTGTCGCTCGAGGAGTAGAAGCAACAGAATAAGTGCTCAATATTATTTCAAGGAAGTCGGTAGTCAAAGTTTTGTTTTCCGATGTTACATCAAGAAAGTCAATAGTAGTACGTGTACTCAACTGGCTGCTTggatacactagactgttggtAGGTTTGTTTGCCGAGGTCGTTGACATTGTCGCAGTCGCAAAACTAGGGCTGGACACTATCATCTCAGTTAGGAAGTCTGTAACTGTTGACTCTGAAGCTTTGCTTGCAGCATTCGCTGTCAGAGAGGCCACCGTACACGTACCAACAAGACTTGCTGGTAATCTAGCAGCGACTAGCGACGAACATGTGAAAGAGTACGGCTCGCAGTATTGCAAAGCGGTTGCTGTAGCAGATATTGATGTACTTGTGTTAGCTCCTAGTGAACAAGTAGCAAGTAGGCCGATCAAGAGAAGCACTGGAAGGCAAGAAGACAGTCGTGACGGTACCACCCTCCATTACATATGTAAACAATCATTCGCATTATTACAACGTACTATTTCTCGTCCACATTCCGTGTACAACTCCGCATGCCATCATCATTTGCCGTGCAGACAACCAGGCAAGGAGTTCGCAAACAAGAGGAAGCTCTTGATTTCACTTCTGGTTTTAGCTCCACCCTCTCTACACAACAATTACTGCAGTGCACGTGATGTTACCATATTTGGAAGGAAGTATTGATTTCAACGCTAACCCGGTGTCAGGCGTTCTAAATAACGTGTCAAGCGCCCGGTTGAGCTAGTAGGTACACGTGCAGCACAATGAACCAGATATTCGTTCGTACGAACAAGGGAGAGTATATCGCGGGCGAAACAGTTTATGGGTAAGTTGAACGGAATGTGACGACGCCCTAGCTAGTCGTGTCAACTTTCTCTTTCCTTCTTATCTTTAGGTGTGTTTATCTAAACATCGTGAGACCTATTGCGTCGAAAGGAATGAAACTGAAGGTGAAGGGTCTGGAGAAATGTAAGTAACTGTGGGGTATGTACGTGTAGTTGTAGCGAAATCCGCCGCATGCGCCATCGTCACTGCCTAGGTGATTGGGAGTACACGTACAATGAACAGGACGAAGACCGGTATGTGTCGCGGCAGGGCGAGATGAAGGGCAAGAAGGAATTCTTCAAAGTAGAGATACGTCTCATTGATTATCCAGGTAatcaatttattgattttgaattttgtgtctaccaaaccacacacacacacacacacacacacacacacacacacacacacacacacacacacacacacacacacacacactaatttATTACCAGTTGTAATCATATCAGTGTcgtttaattaagctaaaaCTTTGAACATATACTGTAGTGTGGTCTAGTGAATTAATCATCAAATTTCTAAACTCCAATAAGCGCAGCACAGCTGTTGAGATAAGCATACGCTTAATTGCCATGCAGCTCTAGGGGTCAGACAGTTTGTCTGGTTGAGGTTTTTGAAGTGACAGGATGATTGCAGCATTTCCGCTACATTATAGTGCCAGACATCTTCATTGTCATTAGAATTTCTTGGGGGAGTGGTCCAGGCATACCTAATGTCATGTCATAAGACACATGTAAGAAGAAATCTTGTATGAAAGATTGTTCGTGCTGTTGGCCTTGAACCAATGAAGAAGCATtcaagtgctaaaccctcagctGCTATCCAGTTGTTTCTTCTCTTGCTCATCAGTTTTACACCAGCTAGACTGTAATGCTTCTCAGTTTCCTGTGACTACATGTATCTGTGCATTGACTTTGTTTGCTATTTTCTTGCTCCACCCAACTACTTAGCAATTACTTCAGTGCACGTGATCATGTGAGCAAGTATTGATTTCAACGCAAACCCAGTGTTATGAGTGGTGGATTTTATGGCATAATCCGAGTGAGATGACTGTGTTTTATGAAAGGTGGTTTTCCAATGGGCTGTTTTGCATATCCATTCCAGTACACCTTACCACAAAGTCTCCCTGGTAAGAATCTCTGCCGACTTATAAGTACATTTGTAAATAGTTATTTTGCATGATTATTCAGGCGTGTTCTCGAAAGAGGATAAGCAGCACGGCGAGGTGTGGAAAGCTGCGATCAAATACAGGGTCAAGGCAGAGGTAGACATTCCAGGAACAAAACATGATCTACAGGCAAGTGATGACATGTATAGTTATGTCAGCTCATGTCTTGCAACAGATTCAATGTGTTTTCGttctaattaatatatatgtGTTGCAATATGCTTTAGCTGCTATCATTCAGAGGCTATGGTACGTCATGTCGTTGGTCTAGATGAACAAACGTACCACTTGCAGTGAACCATACATTTTACACTAGAGTCCATCCCATCTAGCTTCAACCCCAGAACCTACTTGTGCGAGGGCattttgtagtgtgtgtgtgtgtgtgtgtgtgtgtgtgtgtgtgtgtgtgtgtgtgtgtgtgtgtgtgtgtgtgacatgaaCATAAAACCATCACTAGCATTGAATACATGACACACTGATGATTTAAAGTCAAAGAATTGGAGAATTTTTCTCGGTAGGGAAATGTTTCCGAAAGCTATTGATCAGTTTAGACTATTTATCAATAACGTTTACAGTTGTTACTGCTTCTGATAGCTAAACGTTTCTAAACTACAGGTACTACCTCTAATCATGTTCTGACTGTTCATTGGTCAACTCATTGATGTACTAATTGATATACTGGAAATTGGCACGATGTCTATCTTAGAAGAACGGCACTGCTGAGGGCTTTAAAATGATGTTAGTAGCATGTTGCGGTGACTTTCCTAATGCCAGTTATTGTAATTTTGGGTTGAAGGTGGGACGGACCATTTCAATATGTATGAAGTGTAGGTGTTTGTATTGTTGAGTATGGCATAGTCAGAATGTGAATAAGCATCCAAAGGCTGATGCATTTTCATGGGAAACAgttgtgcgcatgcatgcatgcgcgcgcacacacacacacatacacacaaacacacacacacagcacatatGACTATGAAAGTTGGACGAGAAGTGACAAACGATTAGCAAGAGTCATTTGTATTTGAATCAGAACTAAACTTTCATGATTTATGTTATTTCTTGCCGAGTTGTTAGTATGCAAACATACTGTATCTCTACAGTACATATGTTATTGATGTAATCTGTAACAGTGAGACTGTCATGTGTGATGCAGGTGAAGCAGCCTCTCATCGTGTACAGCGAACTGCGGAAACCCGTCGAGCCTGTGAGGTATGACAAACAGGGGACCGTCCGCACTTGCTGCTGCATCCCACGTGGTGATGTACTCGTCCAGGCAACGTTAGTGGTCACTCACATTCTAGTAGTATGTACGGTAATCCTCTTTTCTTGCCTTCAGGATGGACAAAAATTCCTACTTTGCGGGAGAGACAGCACAGATTCACGTCGACGTTGACAACCAGTCGGCTGTCGATATTGAAAACTTTGCAGTGAAGGTTTGTCGCTGATACATCGATGCCAATGCACTGCCTCTCAGTTTTCCATTGCAGCTCATGCGTGTCATCACGTTAAAAGGGAAAGACGATGATCGAAATTACCACGACTCGTTGAAACTCATCGATACAGTGTGCGAGAACAAGTACGATGGATGCCCTGCTAATTCCAATAAATCAAGGTATTTGGCTTGGAAACACATTGGTCGAGCTGTTACAGATGTTAGACATTCTTGTTCTTGTCCATGCAGAGACGTTCCACTGGAACTCTTCAGCAAGACAGGAAGCAGCCACAAAGAACTGCAGCCGACCACTGGTGGCAGTGTCGTTTCTGTAAGACTCGGTCTTGAGTGTTCACCCACTCGAGTGGCCTGATTGTTGATTACAGTGCAGTTACCATGTCGATATTGAAATGCAAGTACCATGGGCTCCTGATATTGAAATCCATGCACCTGTACAGATCTTAGCGCCAGTGAACGTTCAGGTAATGCAGTGAGAGTTGATTCAAGTTGGAGTAGAGCTAACTAACACTTTGCTGTTGACAAATTTCAGTGGCAGCAATGGCAACCGCCGTCGTGGGTGTCTCAGTGCGTCCAGACTCAAGTTGTTGGCCCCTATGGAGTGGCACCTGAGGTGCTCGGTAAGACATTGCTGGTCTGCTGAAAACCCGTTGTCTATTAGACTAGAATTCTCTTCAGTGTTAGTAGTGTGAGTATCAGGTTTGTACGTTGGAATGAGcaaatgtggtgtgtgtgtgtgtgtgtgtgtgtgtccgtccatccatccgtccagACCTCTGTGAACACAAACTCAATGTTCAAAGAGGCACATGGTTATTCTCATTTGTTTACAGCATCTCAGGCTTTTGCTGGAATTCCTGGTTTCTAACGTCAATCCCGTCGTGGAGTGTCCCCCAAGAGTTTGCTGACTGATTAACTGTATTTCGTGTTCATAATTATCGGTAAGCAGCAGGTTCAAGTCAGGGTGTTCGCATTATATTGCTACGTGAAATGAATTAGGAAGCTGATACTAGTGATGATAAATCTTCATATTTTGGTGGCTCagtgtgttgtgctgtgtttatgataagcttaattaatttcagtTAGTGATACTTACTgccatggtgtgtgtgtgtgtgtgcacgcgcacgcgcattCAAGCAAGCACAGGTACTACAAGGTCCAGAGATTCACCACATCTCATCAGGTTAACACCCCACATCATATGCCTTGTCACATTTCAGGTTCAGTTATAGTCGTGTcatcatacatacacagacaaacaaacagagaggcaGAAAGACATAGTTTACTTTCTTACAAGCAAGCAACCTGAACATCAGAAGATACACatgatggacagatagataacAGACAAGTGCAAATCAAAGATATAAAAAGTCGACATATCATTGATAAACACAAATGCATCATTGCTAATTAAACACAAAATGCCTCCTCACAGAGGAGCATCTATCCATTTCCTACCACTGAAAGGACACAAGCTACTTAAGTACTTACTCAATCAGTTTGAGTTTGCAAAGCTTCTGTCTGTAGAGGTTCTGTCTGTTCATTATCGAATTGTACAACTAATTGCTTGATATAACTCAACTTGTCATACAATGCATCTCGTTCCCTTTGTACCTTCTGCAAATGTTTGTCATTCTCCCACTTTTCCCATTCTCGTTCAATCTTCTTTTCCACTTTAAGATATTTGGCACTGTCAGGATCAAGAGATTTCCATTGTTCTGCAAGTTTCTTTGCTCTGTTCTGAAACGGATCCAGCTCTTGCTGGAGTTGTTGGTATTTGGGATATTCAGCATTAAAGTCGTTTTTATATCTTGTCCTCATCTCTGCTGATGTGATCCTGGTGTACTTACTACAGAAAAGTACGCAGATGATAAGGTTAGGATGGCAGAAGAATGCTGGAGGGTCTACTAGTAAATAAATCTCCAAATCTGCTATCAACGAATACTACAGTAATACATGTAACACAGTCCATGTGGATGACCCATTATGAAATACGATTATTACAAGCCTCAGTTATGCACCACGTTTCCCACTCATTTTACATATTCGTGCAAACTGTGGAGATAGGACACATGCCAAAACAGACTTACCTCTGGTAGTCCAACGATAGTCTCTCATTAGACATGTCCTCTTGACTGTGAAGTGCCTGTTGTCCACCTGATTCCTTTTCATTTCCCTTATGTGTATGTGGAACTTGATCTGTTTGACACTTCATTTTTTCAGTTTCAGTGCTGTGCAGTGAATTACTACTTGTATTTGACGTAAGAGAACTCTCTAGTCCATTGACCTTTACTTTCTTTACACAACTAGTAAAAGGAGAATTGGAAACACAGCTCATTCCTCTTTTCCGAACTGGAACGTGGAAAGTAGATACTGGTAAGGTGGTACACTAGAAAGATAGTAAAAACAGATGGAAACACATGCACTATACTCT
This window contains:
- the LOC134192684 gene encoding uncharacterized protein LOC134192684: MYHTCLPSDHHVTIESMAGVIVVLLTVSISLAYAALPPFPPQGAHSFGINIHYRGHPPAGALQMLRETGVHWIRMDFAWDVIETTKGQFNFSLYDELSADLAEYNLSAIYILDYGNPLYDGGLPPHSDKGRIAFSNFAAAAVKHFSRGPINILWEMWNEPNGGFWKPTANVTQYIQLAVDVGKAVKNADRSASYVGPATAGMDWIFLKACFEAGLLDYWDAVTVHPYRNNPPEDATADLQMLHEMIHNYTNRSVLAISSEWGYSARYPHYDVTRQSKVLPRMWLNNMLNNMSLSIWYDWVNDGTNQTYTEHHFGTVYNTYYAGRNPVFEPKPTYLAAQTFNKILDGCTVKHVFNTARDYLHVVQFYCSSASEGPVVVWCSDDSQIPCLIHVQLATSVICYSQVNYVGQNLPQLCTDKQGLLIVATDNAPLYLVPSH
- the LOC134192662 gene encoding uncharacterized protein LOC134192662 produces the protein MMMACGVVHGMWTRNMLLLIGLLATCSLGANTSTSISATATALQYCEPYSFTCSSLVAARLPASLVGTCTVASLTANAASKASESTVTDFLTEMIVSSPSFATATMSTTSANKPTNSLVYPSSQLSTRTTIDFLDVTSENKTLTTDFLEIILSTYSVASTPRATLLPPRYLTLELRVSFDQFLYCQFLSEFNCVYNLFDPEDVLVRNIPQTMNVRIYLQNVATNDQFIANFLMVWNNETRRREVFSCFIRNQINGYQLQDELSSSARQLTGTQLYTAVATASIVTASLPALAIPTVSYFRTPTSTMSILTVSVPTPPIPTPSETSSMFMPSTPTIPKARPSKYLKLELRVLSNQFKGELFLEQFRKYITFQPDDVVIEPVPDSDNEIRIFIPDDAAKNSEFIDNFQQVWDNAATRTTILGPAVTAQIIGYEVVTDESSVGLPDWGIALIVVFLLVAFAAAFFFIFVFTRSNKKTRRRQSKRGGVAPSDSFHMHRVPRKESTDTQNIRRFTSRLDSDSHLTVRTRRLDVVGLGKALETEDQLISEYQSIPPMMASEEDIPRDCQNKNRYNNVLPSPHTRVPLFLRFGQPNSDYINANYVRGFDNSQKTYIATQGPIESTIDDFWRMIWEQNSRVILMVTGLQERDVPKCAKYWPDDKQKTLFYGELEVTFVSSEVKGNFTKTIFSLSHMEKEEDHQVSHYWFTSWPDFGVPEDPSDLTSYIETANESITSSVGPVIVHCSAGIGRTGVLIAAHIGMQDLEASKHCDVLQTVWLMRQDRGGSVQTKDQYIFIYMVLYAYATYLESLDKLNQEAKQEPILGATTSGSTNKEDHRRLLSASSATSSNETDYPIDTAAQINEGLEEQLPTSVPDNNKSRGSTPDSEGKQNSSQAARTDTTHVEKADTSVWS
- the LOC134192664 gene encoding arrestin domain-containing protein A-like, with amino-acid sequence MNQIFVRTNKGEYIAGETVYGCVYLNIVRPIASKGMKLKVKGLEKCDWEYTYNEQDEDRYVSRQGEMKGKKEFFKVEIRLIDYPGGFPMGCFAYPFQYTLPQSLPGVFSKEDKQHGEVWKAAIKYRVKAEVDIPGTKHDLQVKQPLIVYSELRKPVEPVRYDKQGTVRTCCCIPRGDVLVQATMDKNSYFAGETAQIHVDVDNQSAVDIENFAVKLMRVITLKGKDDDRNYHDSLKLIDTVCENKYDGCPANSNKSRDVPLELFSKTGSSHKELQPTTGGSVVSCSYHVDIEMQVPWAPDIEIHAPVQILAPVNVQWQQWQPPSWVSQCVQTQVVGPYGVAPEVLASQAFAGIPGF